From the genome of Brienomyrus brachyistius isolate T26 chromosome 8, BBRACH_0.4, whole genome shotgun sequence, one region includes:
- the shq1 gene encoding protein SHQ1 homolog isoform X1, with protein sequence MITPTFELSQDSDFLLLSIRVPYTRAAEFDLYIDGEDFKFYAKPYFCRLTLPGRIVEDGREKASFDIDKGLFTLRVPKESPGEHFEGLDMLTSLLAPKGSRSAKPLVEEMDTCEGAAGGEEEEDEDFDWQMEQEVYVESSEEELGSLQKYGFGNQRSGVFTRLQEELGDIVDVKNPDASTATERRENRLAAEDTFFCPDHYLVDLFENEEIGKLVKFCPWWSKCGQGGAQAEHSQAGIFTDEEQDQLRRFTNRSYLLDKKTLQHVWLGLVDIILAYAYDTRITEGEHCVESAWNIRKVSGTLCWLETYSTLQEVLVSFGRRCLCYPLFRHFDLITTVIHDAASIFQSGKAYVLKCLLDVHKIFRENDPAYILNDLYITDYCVWIQKVKSKKVVALAEPLLKASLTKEDMELELDLLEKVAMEGESQEEEGDDGEEDDETEEEEEDEKEGLGIEGSSSRSHVEGQLSSDSTSLSPKSNHLCLKEEGPVAPSQKLIQELVETVEVGLRVSEPGDCEGSAADDVGTPQRTLLEVGPRKNPLLIVSTALEDDSIG encoded by the exons ATGATTACCCCGACTTTCGAGCTGAGCCAGGACTCTGATTTCCTGCTCCTGAGTATCCGGGTTCCCTACACCAGGGCAGCTGAGTTTGACCTCTATATCGACGGAGAGGATTTCAAATTCTACGCCAAGCCCTACTTC TGCAGATTGACGCTTCCCGGAAGAATCGTAGAGGATGGAAGAGAAAAGGCCTCATTTGATATTGATAAAG GCCTCTTCACCCTTCGTGTCCCCAAGGAGTCACCAGGAGAGCACTTCGAGGGCCTGGACATGTTGACTAGTCTTCTGGCTCCCAAAGGCTCCAGATCAGCCAAGCCCCTCGTGGAAGAGATGG ATACCTGTGAAGGTGCTGCAGGCGGtgaagaagaagaggatgaagactttGACTGGCAGATGGAGCAGGAGGTGTATGTGGAGAGCTCGGAAGAGGAACTCGGATCCCTCCAGAAATACGGATTTGGAAACCAAAGGTCCGGAGTGTTTACCAGGCTGCAG GAGGAGCTCGGCGACATCGTCGACGTGAAGAACCCGGATGCCAGCACGGCCACGGAGAGGCGGGAGAATCGGCTCGCTGCTGAAGACACCTTTTTCTGCCCGGACCATTACCT CGTCGACCTATTTGAAAATGAGGAAATCGGGAAGCTGGTTAAGTTTTGCCCATGGTGGAGCAAGTGTGGCCAAGGTGGAGCGCAGGCGGAGCACAGCCAAGCAG GGATCTTCACGGATGAGGAGCAGGACCAACTGAGGAGGTTCACCAACCGCTCATACCTGCTGGACAAGAAGACGCTGCAGCATGTTTGGCTGGGCCTGGTGGACATCATCCTGGCATATGCGTATGACACGCGCATCACTGAGGGAGAGCACTGC GTGGAATCAGCTTGGAACATCAGGAAGGTCAGCGGGACCCTCTGCTGGCTTGAG ACCTACAGCACTCTGCAGGAAGTCTTGGTGTCTTTCGGACGAAGATGCCTGTGTTACCCGCTGTTCAGACACTTTGACCTCATCACCACAGTCATCCATGATGCCGCCTCAATATTCCAGTCAG GGAAGGCCTATGTGCTTAAGTGCCTGTTGGACGTCCACAAGATCTTCAGGGAAAATGACCCCGCCTACATTCTCAATGACCTCTACATCACGGACTACTGTGTGTGGATCCAGAAGGTCAA GTCCAAGAAGGTTGTGGCCCTGGCAGAGCCACTGCTCAAGGCGTCACTGACGAAGGAGGACATGGAGCTGGAGCTTGATCTTCTGGAGAAGGTGGCGATGGAGGGAGAAAGTCAGGAGGAGGAGGGCGATGACGGGGAGGAAGACGATGagacagaggaggaggaggaagatgagAAAGAGGGCCTGGGAATAGAGGGAAGTTCTTCCCGGTCACACGTTGAGGGACAGCTCAGCAGTGACAGCACCTCCCTGTCACCAAAGAGCAACCATCTCTGCCTGAAAGAGGAGGGACCCGTGGCCCCCAGCCAGAAACTCATCCAGGAGCTGGTTGAAACCGTGGAGGTGGGATTAAGGGTCTCGGAGCCCGGTGACTGTGAGGGGAGCGCGGCAGACGACGTGGGCACCCCTCAGAGGACCCTGCTGGAAGTGGGTCCGCGCAAAAATCCGCTGCTGATTGTGTCCACTGCCTTAGAGGATGACAGCATCGGGTAG
- the shq1 gene encoding protein SHQ1 homolog isoform X2, which translates to MTEEAAGALPCGCVNRLFTLRVPKESPGEHFEGLDMLTSLLAPKGSRSAKPLVEEMDTCEGAAGGEEEEDEDFDWQMEQEVYVESSEEELGSLQKYGFGNQRSGVFTRLQEELGDIVDVKNPDASTATERRENRLAAEDTFFCPDHYLVDLFENEEIGKLVKFCPWWSKCGQGGAQAEHSQAGIFTDEEQDQLRRFTNRSYLLDKKTLQHVWLGLVDIILAYAYDTRITEGEHCVESAWNIRKVSGTLCWLETYSTLQEVLVSFGRRCLCYPLFRHFDLITTVIHDAASIFQSGKAYVLKCLLDVHKIFRENDPAYILNDLYITDYCVWIQKVKSKKVVALAEPLLKASLTKEDMELELDLLEKVAMEGESQEEEGDDGEEDDETEEEEEDEKEGLGIEGSSSRSHVEGQLSSDSTSLSPKSNHLCLKEEGPVAPSQKLIQELVETVEVGLRVSEPGDCEGSAADDVGTPQRTLLEVGPRKNPLLIVSTALEDDSIG; encoded by the exons GCCTCTTCACCCTTCGTGTCCCCAAGGAGTCACCAGGAGAGCACTTCGAGGGCCTGGACATGTTGACTAGTCTTCTGGCTCCCAAAGGCTCCAGATCAGCCAAGCCCCTCGTGGAAGAGATGG ATACCTGTGAAGGTGCTGCAGGCGGtgaagaagaagaggatgaagactttGACTGGCAGATGGAGCAGGAGGTGTATGTGGAGAGCTCGGAAGAGGAACTCGGATCCCTCCAGAAATACGGATTTGGAAACCAAAGGTCCGGAGTGTTTACCAGGCTGCAG GAGGAGCTCGGCGACATCGTCGACGTGAAGAACCCGGATGCCAGCACGGCCACGGAGAGGCGGGAGAATCGGCTCGCTGCTGAAGACACCTTTTTCTGCCCGGACCATTACCT CGTCGACCTATTTGAAAATGAGGAAATCGGGAAGCTGGTTAAGTTTTGCCCATGGTGGAGCAAGTGTGGCCAAGGTGGAGCGCAGGCGGAGCACAGCCAAGCAG GGATCTTCACGGATGAGGAGCAGGACCAACTGAGGAGGTTCACCAACCGCTCATACCTGCTGGACAAGAAGACGCTGCAGCATGTTTGGCTGGGCCTGGTGGACATCATCCTGGCATATGCGTATGACACGCGCATCACTGAGGGAGAGCACTGC GTGGAATCAGCTTGGAACATCAGGAAGGTCAGCGGGACCCTCTGCTGGCTTGAG ACCTACAGCACTCTGCAGGAAGTCTTGGTGTCTTTCGGACGAAGATGCCTGTGTTACCCGCTGTTCAGACACTTTGACCTCATCACCACAGTCATCCATGATGCCGCCTCAATATTCCAGTCAG GGAAGGCCTATGTGCTTAAGTGCCTGTTGGACGTCCACAAGATCTTCAGGGAAAATGACCCCGCCTACATTCTCAATGACCTCTACATCACGGACTACTGTGTGTGGATCCAGAAGGTCAA GTCCAAGAAGGTTGTGGCCCTGGCAGAGCCACTGCTCAAGGCGTCACTGACGAAGGAGGACATGGAGCTGGAGCTTGATCTTCTGGAGAAGGTGGCGATGGAGGGAGAAAGTCAGGAGGAGGAGGGCGATGACGGGGAGGAAGACGATGagacagaggaggaggaggaagatgagAAAGAGGGCCTGGGAATAGAGGGAAGTTCTTCCCGGTCACACGTTGAGGGACAGCTCAGCAGTGACAGCACCTCCCTGTCACCAAAGAGCAACCATCTCTGCCTGAAAGAGGAGGGACCCGTGGCCCCCAGCCAGAAACTCATCCAGGAGCTGGTTGAAACCGTGGAGGTGGGATTAAGGGTCTCGGAGCCCGGTGACTGTGAGGGGAGCGCGGCAGACGACGTGGGCACCCCTCAGAGGACCCTGCTGGAAGTGGGTCCGCGCAAAAATCCGCTGCTGATTGTGTCCACTGCCTTAGAGGATGACAGCATCGGGTAG